The Variovorax sp. RA8 genomic sequence GCTGGATTTTCGGCGGAAGATTGGCCCCTTGAACTTCGATGCCACCATAATCCCAATGGAATCATAGACTTAGGGTCGTTTCTGCTGGGTTTTACATGAATCCCTGCCGACCCTCGCATTGGAAGCCGGCAGCATGAGCGAGCGGGCACCGCCGATGCAGGACGTGGCGCTGATCGAGTCTCTGGGCCGCGCCACGAGCCTGCAGCTGTACCAGCTGGCGGCGGTGGTCGAGAGGCTGCTGACGGACCCGCGGCGCATCGTGGCTATCCGCCGGGACCTGCACCTGGGGCAGGTGGTGCGCTTCTACGACGATCGCCACGACAAGATGCGGCTGGGACGGGTCATCGAGATGCGCGACACGCAGGTGACCCTGGAGGGCACCGAGGTGCGAGGGCAGTGGAGGCTGCCCTACGCGGCGATCGAGCCGCCCATGCCGGGTGACAGGCCGCAGACGGCCGCCGCGGCGACAGAGCCAAGCCCACCGCGACCCACGCGGGCGGACTTCCACCGCGGCCAGAAGATCTCCTTCACGGATCGCCACCTGCAGGTCCATGTGGGTGTGATCACGCGCTGCAATCCCAAGACGGCCACCGTCTCCACCGGCGACGGCAACTCCTGGAGCGTGCCCTACGGCGCCCTCAGGCACGTACTGGACGTCTGAGGGCGGAAAGCGACGAGCCCGTCAAGCACGGGGATGCTCGGACACTTACCGAGTTCCTGCAGATAACGCCGCAAGGTCAACAGCGAGCGCATCCATCTCTCCGAGGATTGCGCGCGCGCGTGAGAGCACTGTTCGACCCGCTGCGGTGAACTCCGCCGAATGCGCTGACCGCCTGAGTAACTGTGTCCCCAGGCTTTGCTCAAGCTCAGTGACGCGGCGGCTAACCGCTGAGGGCACTAGATTCACCTGCCGTGCCGCGCGGGATAGACTGCCGTGCTCTTCTATCGCGAGGAGTACTCGAAGATTCTGCGGGTTGAGGTGAGCGCGGGCGCTTGTCGGTAAGTGCCTCGTCATACGGGCGTTTGCCTCACCAAAAATATCGAGTTTGCACTCTCTATGTGGTTGGAAGCATAAGGTACAAAACAGTTCCTGAAAGTCGCCAAGCTACGAGCGTCATCATGTCGCAGTGTGGCCCCCTCACAAATTGCGATCTATCCTTCTACTTGCAGATAAGAATGTGAGCGAACCGCCGCGAATTTCTTATCCCGCCGACTTCTGCCTCTGCCTCTGCCTCTGCCTCTGCCTCTGCCTCTGCCTCTGCCTCTGCCTCTGCCTCTGCCTGTGCCTCTGCCTTCTGACTTCGCCTCTGCGTTTACCTGTCGTCTGCTGCCTGCTGCCTGCTGCCTGCTGCCTAGGCTCAGGGAAGCCCGCAAGGCGGGTCAGAACAATGTCGAAGGAACCACATGGTGGTACTTCAGCGCAAAGAGCTAGTTTACCTCTGGCCGCGGACCGAAGCGCGCGTCCACCATTCTTAGCTTACGTTAGCCTTGAGAAAGCTGACCGTGGACTCGAACGATTTCGTCGCTGCGTCAGGTGCATACCCGAATGAGCGAATCGAATTGAAGAATCCGTGACCGGCACCTGCATATACAAGTGTTTCCTGCTGGCCAGGCTTGTTCAAGGCCTTCTCTAGGATTTCCTGAACCGCCGGCGGGATATGAGCATCTTGGTCACCTACATGCACCTGAGTGGGACACTTCAATGAAAAGAGCGACTCCTGATAGTCTTGGACGCGAACTGGGTAGAAGGAAATACAGGCATCGATACCGCCGTTCGCAGCCATGTTAAGCGCAAACTTCCCGCCAAGGCAGAAACCGAGGACACTCACCCGACCATTGCAGCTCGGGTGCGCTCTCAAAGCGTCCACTGCCGCATAGCAGTCAGCGACACCAAGGGTTTCGTCCATCGATTCCCACAAACCGATTGCCTTTGTACGCTCCGCATCGGAATACCCGAGCTCAATGCGAGGGGAGATCTGGTTGAACACGTCCGGAACGAGCACGGCGAAGCCAGCGTCAGCAAATTGCTCGGCCGCCAAGCGCATCGCATTGTTTGCTCCGAAAATTTCGGGCAGCAAAACGATTCCTGGCTGCGGTGAGTCTGCCCTCGACGTGAAGTACCCGTCAAAATCGCCGTGCGCAGAAGGAATTCTGAAGTTAAAGCTATCCATTTTTTCGTGCGTAGAAGTTGATTTTCTCATGGTCAAGCTGGACCCCGAGCCCGATTCCGTCCGGAACGACCACTTCGTAGTCCCGATAGACCGTAGGTGCAGTCGTAAGGTCATCGGCTAACAGCAGCGGACCAATCAGCTCGCATCCCCACGCGAGCTCCGGCAGCGCGCTGAATAGCTGAAGGCCCGCGGCTGTCCCGATGGAACTCTCTAGCGCCATGCCACCGTAAATCGGAATCCCGGCAGCCTCAGCCACACCCGCGGCCTTGTACGCTCGACGGATGCCACCACCCTTGGCGATTTTTACGCCATACACGTCAGTCGAACAGGCCTTGAAGGAGGCGTATGCATCATGGCTGTCCCAAAGACCTTCATCGGCAGCAATGGGAATATCCAGGCGCGCTGCGACCCGCGCCATACCTTCATGGTTCCACCGCGGAAGTGGTTGCTCGATCAACCCAAAACCCGCCCTCTGCAATCTGGGCAGCAGGCGCATGCAAGTCGGTTCGTCCCAAGCTTGATTGAGGTCTACCGTGAACACGGCGGCGGCGTCGATCTTCCATACAGCTTCGGCCGTTTGAATCGCGCGGGCCGTCTCCTCCAAAGGATCCCCCATTCCGATCTTAAGCTTGAAGGTTCGATGCTTTTTCGCCTCGAGTTGCCGCTCCGCGTCTGCAACGTCGTATGAGAGATCACCGGACGCTAAAGCCCACAGTACAGGAATCGAAGATCGTGCCCGTCCACCGTAAAGCGCGCTGACCGGTACACCGTACAACTTGCTCACAGCGTCATGCACGGCGACATCGACCGCCGCTTTGGCAAAGTTGTTTCTGGCTGACGCACGGTCCATCGCTTTGAGAATTAACTCGTGAGAAAAGACATTGACGCC encodes the following:
- a CDS encoding dienelactone hydrolase family protein — protein: MDSFNFRIPSAHGDFDGYFTSRADSPQPGIVLLPEIFGANNAMRLAAEQFADAGFAVLVPDVFNQISPRIELGYSDAERTKAIGLWESMDETLGVADCYAAVDALRAHPSCNGRVSVLGFCLGGKFALNMAANGGIDACISFYPVRVQDYQESLFSLKCPTQVHVGDQDAHIPPAVQEILEKALNKPGQQETLVYAGAGHGFFNSIRSFGYAPDAATKSFESTVSFLKANVS
- a CDS encoding LysR family transcriptional regulator, coding for MTRHLPTSARAHLNPQNLRVLLAIEEHGSLSRAARQVNLVPSAVSRRVTELEQSLGTQLLRRSAHSAEFTAAGRTVLSRARAILGEMDALAVDLAALSAGTR
- a CDS encoding muconate cycloisomerase family protein, with the protein product MHNMSSQQTLGAQTGGAPTDTIESIETQIVDLPLKKVHNHSSGTHGTQSLVMVTLRTSSGAVGYGEGGTPAGTAFWGGECSETIKEIIDRYLAPAVRGVNVFSHELILKAMDRASARNNFAKAAVDVAVHDAVSKLYGVPVSALYGGRARSSIPVLWALASGDLSYDVADAERQLEAKKHRTFKLKIGMGDPLEETARAIQTAEAVWKIDAAAVFTVDLNQAWDEPTCMRLLPRLQRAGFGLIEQPLPRWNHEGMARVAARLDIPIAADEGLWDSHDAYASFKACSTDVYGVKIAKGGGIRRAYKAAGVAEAAGIPIYGGMALESSIGTAAGLQLFSALPELAWGCELIGPLLLADDLTTAPTVYRDYEVVVPDGIGLGVQLDHEKINFYARKNG